The region AATCAAGCAATGTAAGGATGTTACAAATAATCAATTGATGTCTTGGTTATAGAAGTTTTTCTCAGCGGaatagcatttttttttctcgtgCAGTCAAATGGATGTGGCCAATAATCGCAAGGCTGTAGTCATCTATGTGCCTTTCAGATTGAGAAAAGCATTCCACAAGATTCATCTCCGACTTGTTAGGGAGTTGGAGAAGAAATTTAGCGGGAAGGTTGTATTTACTGCAATATGTATTGatacaaataaatttgtctttggttttcttttctattttccccCTTATGTACTTATTTGCCATATCACTTAATGGTTATAGTGAGTTCAAGGAACACTGAATTGTATTATTAACTGAAGAATGTATATCAAATGGCAGGATGTTATTATGATTGCCACAAGGAGGATCTTGCGGCCACCAAAGAAGGGCTCTGCCGTTCAGCGTCCCAGGACCCGGACATTGACTGCAGTTCATGATGCCATGCTAGAGGATGTTGTATATCCTGCGGAGATTGTTGGAAAAAGGGTCAGATATAGAATTGATGGTTCAAAAATAATGAAGGTAATTGCTTGTGAAGTTTTCGTTAATTTGgatttactttttatcatttcCCATGTAACTtataaattgtttctttttgacaatttttaaatttaaggttTTCTTGGACCCCAAGGAGCGCAATAACACTGAGTACAAGCTGGATACTTTTTCTGGAGTTTACAGGAAGCTTACTGGAAAAGATGTAGTATTTGATTATCCAGTCACAGAAGCCTGATAAGCTGCTTGGTTTAGTGGAGGATAGCTTTTTTGCAGTTTTTGTTAGAACCAACCACACATGTTGAACAATA is a window of Vigna unguiculata cultivar IT97K-499-35 chromosome 4, ASM411807v1, whole genome shotgun sequence DNA encoding:
- the LOC114181165 gene encoding 40S ribosomal protein S7-like, which translates into the protein MYTSRKKIHKDKDAEPTELEETVAQYLFDLENTNQDLKSDLKDLYINQAIQMDVANNRKAVVIYVPFRLRKAFHKIHLRLVRELEKKFSGKDVIMIATRRILRPPKKGSAVQRPRTRTLTAVHDAMLEDVVYPAEIVGKRVRYRIDGSKIMKVFLDPKERNNTEYKLDTFSGVYRKLTGKDVVFDYPVTEA